In Ciconia boyciana chromosome 1, ASM3463844v1, whole genome shotgun sequence, the genomic stretch TTCGACTGTTCACCACGATGCTGCCATTTCTGAAGTTCAGGATTTCCAAATTCTGGAAGCCCGTCAGATTTGATTGAAGGTAGGGCACCAGCTGCAACACAGGGGACATGACAGAAAAGCTGAATCTTTGAATCTCTACTCAAGCCAGTTGCGCTGTTACCACATCAAACAGCGGGagtctgaattattttatcCAAATCCCACAGGAAGGGTGTTAAAACTTTAGCCAGTTGAGGCCCGTGCTGGCAGCCTGCCAGGACCCTGAGTATTTCAGACAGTTCTTAAGTGTATACCAATTTGCAGACAGTTTCCAAAAATCTGCAATTCAGAAACACAGTTCTCAGGACAGACATGGCACTCTCCCTTGATCTAAGCACAAGGCATGCTTGTCATTTCACAGGGTATTTCCTTCAAGCATGTCCCTCCTCTCGCTCTCTCCTTTGCTCCCTTCATCTCCCACAATAAAACGTTCATTTTAGTCAGGAGAGGGGAATTTCCCCGTTAAAATTTAGACAATTGTTGCTGTATAACTCCTGTGAGGCTTTGCTAGCCATCCGTCAGTTTAGGAACAGCTTAGTTCCCTCAACTACCTCTTACTTAGGATGGGTTGAAAGTGTTGCAGAAAAGTtacctccccacagccccagttTATTTACTTCTCTCTCCCTATAGACTAAATGCAGAGCACTCTGGAACCAAGTAAGGGGAGTGTCATAGTGACTTCAGCTACACCACTACATTTATTGACACCAGCAGAGCATCTGGCCCATAGTGCTAAAAAGTTATGCTTTAGAGAGACTGAATAAAAGACAAACAACACACCCCACCCCCATTTCCAGACAGAATTTTCCCATGGAGGGACACCATATTTGTAAACACCAGTCTTGAGTTGCTCTCTGCAAAAGAGAGCTGACAAACTATTCTTTACCAACAATTTTTGTCTCTCTGGTAATGAACATTCAGCATAGAAGGGATTCTTACTAGTTCCAAGAATCGCTGCTCCAACGCTTTGTATTCAGGGGAGTTTTTGTTAAACAGGTCCTCTGAAAACATCATGTTGGTAACCCGAAGACTGAAAAACACGACTAGAGCTCGTGACGGGACAGGAGTACTACTTCGATTTTCGTGTGTGGCCCAAGCCACACTGGCCATCTCTGTGGACTGGACACGAGTTGTTAGCTCCACGTGACTTTCAGTCatgctccttccctcctcagTCAGCTCAGGAGAAAAGCGGACAGTGCTCACTCGATCCCGGTCTACTGAAATACCCAGGACTCTCGTCGTTTCATCTCCCAGCTTTGTTGAGGTAGATGACACAGACGATGACACCGTAGATCCCACAGGAGGGAGATGGGACGGAAGTTCAACAGTGCTGCTTGTTACACTCACTGTTACATAGGAGTTTGTAACGGTGCTGAAGCTCATGGAAACATGCGTGTCATGGTCTGTACCACCCTGTCCAGTGATCTGATCTATTACAGAAGGAGCTACAGTTGAAACTTGAGTGGCACTCGGCATTGCTGATTGCACTGTCTGATCTAATGAGTTTTCTAGTGCTCTGTCAGTAGGCCAAATGTCAGCTGGTTTCTCCACTGCTGATCCAGTAGTGTCGTGTCCTGCCAATGATAAATCTAGCgcttgctgctcttctgtggAAGCATCAGGGTTTACCGTGGAAGAATCTGCGGTCAGAATAGTTTCTGAAGAGCTTGTGTCCAAGTGGCTTATTGTAGCAGCTTCAGTTACCTCTGACTGCCCCACTGTCAATAGTTCTTCTGCTGTTGTCCTGTCTTCATTTTGATGTTCATCTGCTTCAGAAATTATGTTCTGACCTACACTGGACTCTTCAGGTTTCTCCATACTGACGGTCCCTGTAGATTTAAGGAGGCTATCTTCCACAGACAGACCTGTATTGTGCGGTGAGACAGGGGCCTCTCCATTTGGCATGTCTACAAAGGAATGGTCCACTGAAGGCTCCAAACCCAAGGATGGTTTAACAAAAGAAGAATCATACATGCCTGATGTTTCTGTCTGTGTAGATGGTTCCACAGATGATGGCTCTTCTGTCTGTAACAGAGGTACCTGCCAAGTTGTAGTCTCTGGaaagacaaatatttcagaCTCATCGAGGAAATCTTCTTTTATATTGGCCATACCTTCATTGTCATCTTTGGAAGGATCATCATCTAATTTATTCCCAGAGTTAAGAATATAGTCCAAGATCATGCCTTCAGGAATATCCTCAGTTCTGATTAACAAAGACGCATTGTCATCTTCAAGCCAGCTATCAGGACCAGGGTAGAAAACTGGTTCCAGTGTTGCTTCTTCCCAAGGCCAACTACTTGGTTCCATTTCTTTTCCCGAGCCATCAAAAGCTGAACCAGACCCATCATCATATATAACTCTATCTCCAAGATACATATCAGTTTCATCTTCCATTGGCTGTACTTctaagggaaaattaatttcttccacaGACTCATGCAACACAGAGTCTGCATTGTTACTGCCTGCAGGACTACCCTGAGTTACTTCCTCCTTCTCAGTAGATACTGTTTCTTTAATATCAGTCTCTATGACTGATGAAGAGGCCACTGTTggtgcagaaagcagaggaactgcATAATCATCTGTAAATGGAGGTTCTTCAGGCACGAGGTGAGGAGGAGGACTTGAAGGCAAAAGAAGGTCTTCAGATAGTCCAGTATCTtcaaacactaaaaataaaaataaatttccaatTAGAATCATTgaatcatttaggctggaaagaCCCTTAAGAtaatcaagtccaactgtaaacctaacactgccaagtccactgCTAAACCATGGCCCTAAGTGCCACCtttacacatcttttaaatacctccagggatggcgactcaacctcttccctgggcagcctgtgccaatgcttgacaaccctttcagtaaagaactttttcctaatatccaatctaaacctcccctggtgcaacttgaggccatttcctcttgtcctattgcttgttacttgggacaCCAACACTCccctctctacaacctcctttcaggtaattggagagagcgataaggtctcccgaggctccttttctccaggctaaacaaccccagttccctcagccgctcctcataagactcgtgctctagacccttcaccagcttcattgcccttctctggacacgctccagcacctcaatgtctttcttggaGTGAGAGGCCCCAAAACTGAAtgcagtattcgaggtgcagcctcaccagtgccgagtacagggggacaatcacttccctagtcctactggccacgctatttctgatacaagccaggatgctattggctgccttggccacctgggcacactgctggctcatattcagctgtctgtcgaccaacacccctaggtccttttctgccgggcagctttccagccactcttccccaagcctgtagcgttgcatggggttgttgtgacccaagtgcaggacctgacacttaACCTTATTGaacaattggcctcagcccatcgatgcagcctgtccagatccctctgtagacccttcctaccctcgagcagatcaacactcctgcccaacttaatgtcatctgcaaacttactgagggtgcactcgatcccctcgtccagatcattgatacagatattaaacagaactggccccaacacagagccctggggaacaccacctGTGACCAGCCGCCAGCTGggtttaactccattcaccaccactctttgggcccagccagccagccagtttgTTACCCAGCGAtgagtacacccatccaagccatgagcagacagtttctccaggagaatgctgtgggagttATTGTTTATGATAAAAAGTGTCAAATTCCACTCATTTTATTGTCTGTAGATCTGTGTTCAGCATGTTTCCTGTGATATATCCTGGATTTTGTATGCCGAAGTCAGAAGGACCCCTGTTGACCTCTcccacttttctttcagatattCTATGGGCCAAGTCAAGACTGCAGAGTAAGCAATAAAGCAGTAACTGTGTGGCACGTCCTTAGGCTAGTCAGTCTACTTCAGAGATCAGTTATCTCTGTATGGCATCACCTAAACATGCCCTatacaaaaatacttctgtgcaATTAAACAAGTATCATGTGCATACCATTTCCTGAAGGGATAAACAGGCATTATTAGCTGTTACAAACATTTTATCTTAGCATATTGTTCTTGGATACATGCACACAGGAAAGGTAAAAACTATCAGAGAAAGATATCCAATTTTTTAGACCTTTCTGAAAAGTCATTTTGGTGAACTATACCTTTGGTGAGTATCAGGAAGCACTGGCTTCCTGATACAAATTTAAGCTTCAGTCAATGGTATTAACTTACCATCTAAAGAATTGGAGGCTGAAAGCCATTCCAGAGAGTCCACAGAATCACGCCCTAACACTGGTGCAGTGACCAAATGAGGAGTCCGATTCCCATCCTCTAAATTCAGCCCATCAGGCAAAGAAGTGACGTCAGCCTCTGAGGAGAGCGGAGCTTCAGGTGCCAAACTGGCCTCAGAGTCCAGATTTTCTGGTCTTGGCCAGATTTCATTGTCATTGGACTGTTCACTATCTGAAGTGGAATCTGGTTTGGTGAAATCAAAGGGCAAGGAATTGCTGACAGTCGATTCATCTGCTGAAGGCCGTTCAGCTAAAAAGGTGCTGTCCTGGAACATAAACCCACTATTAATATTTCCACTATTACAGGGGAAGCATTGGCTGTCCGCGTTGGGCTGAACACATAAAGGGTGTTAGCAGCAGCCAACCACAAAATCCGGTACTACCGCCTCTGTGAGAAAGTaatgcacagcagcaggagcagccaaACTGGGAGGACTGGCAAATATATACCCTTTGCCAATAAAGTGCAATGTACATGTAAAATGCACATCCTTGTGACATACATTTCATGTCCATTCATGTCCACTAAAAAGGGACAGAAGCCATTCAGATTGTTTGGAGTGCAGCTTCAGTTATGGTATTAAGAGATTCACCATCTATACCCACcccatctcctttccttttcttgactGAAAAAATGGATTTGTCCATTTCTAATTAAATCGAAGATAAATGCACAAAATACTGCCTGCCTTCCTAAGGCATGAAGAGGTCTTAGCAGCTATTATTCATCAGCTACATAATCAATACAGTAATTATAATATTACAGCTACTATGATACATAAAACAGTTTAGAAACTGAACTTGAATGTCTGCATGCCCTGTGGTCATTTATTGCTGTCTTTTAGTATGTGGGAAACAAAGACCATCATGTAAAGAAGAGTGTTTAGAACCTGGAATAACTTTAGTCTCAAAGCTGAGATGCctgtgcaagggaaaaaaaaaaattatgaacaaCAGAGTATGCACAATGAATTTGCAAATTGTTTGAAATGTGcaaagagaattttttaaatctccaaTTTGCACACTGTTTACTTACTAGTCCATACCCCAATCATTATTTGGTTTACAGTTAGAATACTTAGCACATTCCGTCTTTGAATATTAATCTACTACCATGGTGTCTCATGAGGGAATTATACTGGGAAAAATCAATGAAGAGATTAAGTTATTTGGTCAAGGCTACAAAAGCAAGCTGACTGCCTAAAACTTGGGAATTAGTACTTCACATGGATACCTGCCCACATGTCAATGCTGTGCAATAGTCTGATGTGGACAAAAAACCCTTGGGGTATGAAAAACTGCCAATTTCAAGAAGCAGCAATTTTCTAAGAACTAACCAACTGCTGATGGTGACTAGTAAAGTTAAGTGGGCAGTGGACACAGGTTTCTGTAATATGTATTACAGTTCAAAACAAACTCCTGATTCACCATTTCTGTAGCTCACCATTCCTGTCCaatctctttcttttacttGACCGGCATGAGTAACAGGAAGAGTCCAAATACTTTTCAATTTGAAATTTTACTCCTGGTTGAAATGTGGGTGAATTAAATTTTCAACTTCATTCAAAGTGCATTTGAATGCTTTGGAAAGAAGACAgttaaggtatttttatttaattatttgtctGCCTGTATTCATCACATTTTTATAGCCACTTGTTATACCACCCCAGTCTcctcacattttttaatttatatggTAACAATCAATTGAAAAGCAGGTATACCATATAAACATGTGCTCCAGcaattatctttttttgcaaaattgaCCACTATaaataaagctgtaaaaaaagttactgtgcAAGATTAGAAACAAGTTACACATATAAATTCCGTAAAGAATAAGGACTACCAGCAATAGCTTCTCAatacatttggtttttttatgtgAGCATTTAGTTGCCAGGGATTGCACTTCATCATTTATTTGAATGTGGACAGATGTTCCTATGACAACTAACATTATTCAAAGATTCTTGTTACAGCGCAATATATTATATTAACAAGTTTAATATCATATTGGCAAGTTCTGGTTTTCGCTAATGTCTTTTGAAAGGCTTACAAATATGACAGATGACTGCAAACACAGAACCCTCTCCctgattttccattttctgctgccAGAAAGGCATTGTGTTCAGCAAGCCAGAGCATTCTACCTGCTACAACTCAAgagaaataacaagaaaatacagatttcaaaacctagactagatttttttcttcactttttaagAGAGCTGTAAAActcaaagaaaagaattaatgattAGTTGGTACCATCTGCTAGCAATTAGATGGTGAAGTCATGATAGTCCCACATTATGTCATGAGTATGTATGATAATACAAATCCAACTTACTCTCAAATcagctaagaaaaataatagaaaaactCTTTTTCATAGGTAACAATTCTACTTAACAGTATCTACTTGAACCATAAGGGTTTGACATCTGTGGAAATCACTGACTAATCATTTCAGCCTTGTTTACTGTTTAAGCATGTTTatgattttcttaaatttatctGAAGTTACTTCCCAAATTATCTGTGTATTGCAGATTGTACACAGCTGGTTTTGGATATGCTCAATATCTTCTGTAAAATCAGAGTTTTTGACCAAAGACATAGATGACATTATTATTCATAGTCCGTGATTAGAAAAGTGTAACTTCCAGAATTTTTTCTTGTACATACTATTCCCTAAAACtggtttaaaatttattattgcAAAGCTACCTCAACTCTAAAAATCTTCTTGTCTGCATATCTGTCAGAGTATCCACAAATAGAAGGTAAAGATGGCAGAATTAGTTTTACTTTCATTTagtcttattaaaataaacttctgtaATATTTTGATCTAGTTGGATAGCTCTAATAAAGAGAAAGGCCTCTCCTGAAAGTGAACTTAAATTCATGTTTATTCACACCATGAAAGCCATTTATGGCAAATCCATatgaatttgcattttagaCATCCAcaattagtttttaaaactcAGGCAAAACTAGCACGAAATTAAGGATATTATACCTGTGACCATTATAACAAGAATATTTGGGTTCTGTGAAGTGACTACAAATTTTGCTTCCATAAGGATTTTAGAAGCTGGCCTGAAATTAAATGTGTCTGTTCACAACATTATCTCAAAATGAACTTAGTGAAAGCCTACCATCAAACATAGGTGGATCTGGATTTTGTGGCATGAACTGAGCTCATTTCTTCTTGGAAGGCACATCTGTTACACAACAGAGTGCAGAGCAGAAACCTACTGGATAAATCCTTAAGCCCAGACAACGCTCCACCATTCAGAAATTCCAGCTGTCGGCAGAACTAAGTAGCTCCATCTCAGCGTCGCTGGCACCTAACTTGGTATCTCTGCTTAAAGCCCCATTGCTTTGTACAGGACGTGGTCAGGGATACTACGTCTCCTGTCCAGTGGGGAACTTCAGTCTATGACCTGGGTTGTTCCACAGGTGATCAGAGGAGATAATTacaatttcaaaaggaaaaaaaagaaaccactgcctattatttttctgtgtttcctttgctGGAATTAAGGGGATggacataattttaaaactgaactgaGAACTTTCAGTGAAAGCAATACAGTAACAAAAGGAGCATATGAAACTTACCATTTTATCTCTGCTAGCAGCCAGCTTTAGTGCTTACATCTATTTCTTGCTTTCCAAAGAAAGGTAGTATTGTGGGAAGAATCATGTCTTTAGAGCAATTTACAGTCTAAACATTATGAAAAAACGGACAAAGGAAGCCTAAGAAGCAAGACCTGGCTTGGACAGCCAGGAACACAGGACTGCCACGTAATATAAGATGATCACAGATGATCACAACAGATTATATCTGTTGTGCAACAGATATAAAATTATCAGATGAGAGATTTCACCAGAGGTTTTACTCTGGTATACCGTGTGCCATCATGACTACTTATTCTGCATGAACAACCCGATAGAGAAGCTCTGGGCATTGGCTGTAATTCCGCCTTACTGAGTTAAGTTGTTCAAATGTGTCCAAAGGCCAGTGCTCAGAACCATACTCACATCGAACTCTGGGCGCTCCAGCACAACTGGATGCTCACTAATCCAGGATGGGTCTTCTGGTGTCGGGTGTAGTATTTCTTTCACTGTGGAAATATAAATACTTGGGATCTAAAGGCTGCAGTAACAGTGTGAGGAAGTTGTTTTGGAAGACTGACCAAAAAACCCTCCCTCATCTCAGATTTGCgagtaaaatcttttttaaaagtttactaGAGAGATTGTGTTTCTGGAAATGCCCCCAGATCACTGACAGGAAGTacagaagaaagatgagaaCAGAGGGGTAGACAGCACTCCTCCGCCACCTCTGGCAGGATCGTTGAATATTCAACAATAAACCAGCtatttcctttgtgctgctcaaGGCCAACGCCGAGCTACTAAGCTGAAGGTCATCTTGGTGCAACATGCATCATGTGAACCACACTTCCCCTTCCATTCCTGTAAACTGTTGGAAGTATTACTGAAATTGCATACCACAAACCTCggtgtcaaagaaaaaaagaggctaaTCTAATGGATTAAGGACTGGGATACTACTGCTAATGACTTGACCTGGTTAAGATCAGAGCAAAACAAGCCACAACGCAGTTGTGtgtgttgtttccttttaattattcAGAGGGCAGCCGAATAATTCACTCATCTctgagatttattttataaaacttcAGATGTGTGGCCCACCGATGCATCGTAATTAATACCCACCATTAGTAAGCTGGAGAGAGTTAGGGTCTAAAGACAAGGAAGTGTTTTCAAGCAAGGCATTTTTCTGGAGGATTTCAGCAATATAATCTCGGAAATCACTGATGGTGTACACAGCTGTTGGATTATCCTCTATGCCCATAAAGGAGTTGTCCTCCACCTTGTTGGAATGAAGGTTAATCAGGTCCCAGGTGGCATTGCTGATGGCTTTTCCATCAAATGTAACAGCATAGTGAACTTCTACCCCACTTCAGTTGTACAAAAAGAGAACGAGAACACAGATAAGAGATGCAAGGTTTTCCAACATATAGCAAACACCATGatatttcccccccccaagaaCCTGTGTCAATACccttaatataaaaatacattgctttaAAGGATTCtagataaaaacaatttaattcttttcacacttttgtctgcctgcctgtgctTTCCACCACTGCAAACATCTGAAGGGAAAGGCTACCAGACTCTGACATCTGGTCTGGTCCAGGCCCTGTATTTCTACGTGTGAGTGGTAGACAGACCACAAGCAGACCAAAACGTTGGCTTTCTGCCAGCATTAGTAACGGGCCCACCAGCATGCAGTAGTGTGAGTGATGATTTTAATGATGGGAATGGCTCTGAGGTACAAAAACAGCCTGGAAAAAACAGGCTGTATACAGTAGCAATATACAGTAGCAAAAGGGAACCCTGATCACTGTCACTGTCtggtgttgatctgcttgaaaTAATGTCTTCAATAGCAGTAAAATGGTATTTAATACAGCTTATAATTGAGAACATTTTTCTAGACTTGTTTGatcatttattcttttaagaaGTTTTCTATCTGTGTACAGCTTAGCTTTTTTCATATTAACTCTCCtccattttcataattttcttttcctgaatacATCTGGACGTCCCTTCCCACATGACAGCGTAGGCAGCAATCAGATTTACCATACACTGGGCATAAGCACAAGGGAGCTTTAGAAAATATAACATATAATATAACATATGCCTGTACACAGGGCACagcaagaaaatgaagtaatCTATGAAGTGTTAGAAAAATGTGCTCCAAAGACAGGTTTTCCTCATTCCACAGAGCCGGACTGCATTGCTAAAGTAATGGCCCTGTTCAGAGAAGTCTCTAAAGCCCCAGCACCAAATACAACAGAGACGTAATCGGCAAACACACTGACTAAAACCAGGAGCCTGCTGGAGTTTTGCTGCTGGCTCTATCATTGAAATGAGCCCACCATAGGCTCACCATGGGCACTGATTGTcagcagaggaaataaaaaaggacagCAGTAGTGAAAAGGCACAGCAAAGATGGAATACAGTATGCTCCtcaaaagtaacatttaaatttaatacaACTGTGCTGTCAGTTGCAGTTAATAATCCCTAACTAACAACTACGACACCATCATCTGTCTGGAAAGGGCTAAAACATCTGGTGCTTGGAACATAACCTTTGTGAATAGTTGCATGCATCTTAGCCTGCAGAAGTGCACAGTAGTGGAGGATGGCTTTAAGTCACTACTGTTTGTGAAaagatttgtattttctaacctttcttctaaaattaaaatgttcattctCTGTAAAACCGTGGAAACTGTTTATGCCTTTGCTGagaaatacacaaaagaaaataatacatctAGTAAGTTAAaggctgcagttcttctgtcttgtgaaattctgaaaataccAATGGAGGAAAGTTTTGGATGCTTAACCTGCATATGTCTAACAAAAAACAAGTCCAGACTGATCCCATCTTCTGCTAAAGGACGTTTGTAAAACTACTGCTAAGATGTGCAGCACCTCTGGCCTTGAAGTAGCTAAGCCAAGTGCCTTTGCTGGAGAAGTATGGTTTTCTTACCTACTTTAATTTCtataataatcatcatcatcccGTATCTATTCAAGACTGTGCTGCAAAGTATAAAGACCTTGAATCATCTTtaaggaattttgttttcttcacaaaagAGACTCCTATACACAAGTTAGCCCAGTAGCTGACTTGTGTTTAGGAAGATTTTCCCGAAGTAGTTTTTTTATGATTAGGACTTAAATAAGCAAATTAGGTTTATCCATAATCAAAACAGAGCAGTTACTCACAGTTTCTGGTAGAACCCCCCCACATAATATTTACGCTGGATAACTATCTCACTCTGGAGCCAAAACTACAAATCCCCAAAACAGTGTCCTCCAgctaaatgtgtttttccatctgtattatgacaatatatttaaaaaagttGTCTTTACCTGTCCTCCTCAGGAGAGCTGGatatagaaacaaaacaaaacacaatagCAAAACCTGTTAAATCCATGTTATGATTTCCTTTAAGTCTTCTCTCTTTAACAAATTTGCTTTGGTATTCTACAGGGCACACAAATTTGAAAATGCATACAGCAAAATGGTTATAAGTTGCATAGTTATTCCGCTACATAAAAAACTGTTCTGCTTTTACTGAACTGAGGTATTTCCTATTGATCACAAGGGatcagcagagcagaggcatCTCATCTTATTGCAAATAATGCAGTTAAATTGCTGGCAGTACCAAGAAAATCAAGGCTTACTAATTCTACCTAGAGGTTTAttttacaaacacttttttttgtcatgcacagcagagcacagagctcTGGTGCTTTGCCAGAAATATCAACCTTTTACTTGTCTTCTCAAACGAATCAAGAGCTTGCAAATGTATTAGACTGCAGATACCGAGATGGAAGGTTTTGCTACCTCCCAGGCTGGAAACTGAGCACAGTCTAGGCTTCCAACCATAAAATCTTTCTCAGTATAGCTGCTTTGTTACGTGCAGGTATTCTAGCTAGAATATCCCAGCCAATAAATTCTAAGAAACACAGCTTACAAAGtctcaaagaaaacacaatttagATTAACTCATGAACAGTCTCACTAGATTCTGAAAGTTATATCCAGTCCATTCaagaaaaatcataatttgTGATCTATGTACCCCAAAACTCAGACATCAGATGCTTGATGCATAAAACGCAGgatccccttttttccccaaattaacttaaaatgtCATTCCAAAGCACAAATTGATTTGAGGAAACtagtcttcaaaaaaaaaaaaattacaagaataGAGTTAAAACATTGCATACCATTTATCAAACTATTCACCCACCTTTGCTTTGATCAAAGGGAGAAAGACCTTTAAATATCTCAAACACCAACCTTTAGAGTCATCCCAAAGTAACATtaagaagttgaaaaaaattttaaatacaccacatttttccaaaaatgtttctgtgttctTCCTTGGTTAATACTAGGATATGTCAACAGTACTGAAGAAGTATCAGATACTAATTCTAAATTAGAAAACCTCTCTTTTAATTTTAGGATGGAATCTTGAATAAGAATGCCTTGTCTTAAAATCAAGGCAAG encodes the following:
- the IMPG2 gene encoding interphotoreceptor matrix proteoglycan 2 isoform X1, whose product is MFGFTWKTFLCFLVLGMIKGDLQIVAAEGYSATEGGQAKDGSPTLQLSGWQLANPSQPPELKKLNGIVKAEQVNKHLLLRRKRSILFPSGVKICPDESVEQVIANHLKYFRLRVCQETVWEVFKTFWDRLPEREEYHTWMSLCEEGTMNIFEIGMNFSQSEEHRSLIVKKLSYTKEAMGSSCTDWSCGSSGTPTPALDADVTTLRDAAANVPPPHEISVESPAGGPEIEDADATINNEIKKQDEKLVRPVTEQMIEFSILIAGEKYSEELSDPATVKRQLLSEQFISQIKSVFEGLPGYKNIHVLDYSSPEEDSGVEVHYAVTFDGKAISNATWDLINLHSNKVEDNSFMGIEDNPTAVYTISDFRDYIAEILQKNALLENTSLSLDPNSLQLTNVKEILHPTPEDPSWISEHPVVLERPEFDDSTFLAERPSADESTVSNSLPFDFTKPDSTSDSEQSNDNEIWPRPENLDSEASLAPEAPLSSEADVTSLPDGLNLEDGNRTPHLVTAPVLGRDSVDSLEWLSASNSLDVFEDTGLSEDLLLPSSPPPHLVPEEPPFTDDYAVPLLSAPTVASSSVIETDIKETVSTEKEEVTQGSPAGSNNADSVLHESVEEINFPLEVQPMEDETDMYLGDRVIYDDGSGSAFDGSGKEMEPSSWPWEEATLEPVFYPGPDSWLEDDNASLLIRTEDIPEGMILDYILNSGNKLDDDPSKDDNEGMANIKEDFLDESEIFVFPETTTWQVPLLQTEEPSSVEPSTQTETSGMYDSSFVKPSLGLEPSVDHSFVDMPNGEAPVSPHNTGLSVEDSLLKSTGTVSMEKPEESSVGQNIISEADEHQNEDRTTAEELLTVGQSEVTEAATISHLDTSSSETILTADSSTVNPDASTEEQQALDLSLAGHDTTGSAVEKPADIWPTDRALENSLDQTVQSAMPSATQVSTVAPSVIDQITGQGGTDHDTHVSMSFSTVTNSYVTVSVTSSTVELPSHLPPVGSTVSSSVSSTSTKLGDETTRVLGISVDRDRVSTVRFSPELTEEGRSMTESHVELTTRVQSTEMASVAWATHENRSSTPVPSRALVVFFSLRVTNMMFSEDLFNKNSPEYKALEQRFLELLVPYLQSNLTGFQNLEILNFRNGSIVVNSRMKFAKPVPRNVTNAVYMILEDFCNTAYHTMNLAIDKYSLDVESGEQADPCKFQACNEFSECLVNRWSGEAECVCNPGYLSIDGLPCNSICDLQPNFCLNDGKCDISPGQGAICRCRVGENWWYRGEHCEEYVSEPLVVGIAIASVAGFLLVASAVIFFLARTLRDQYTKSDTEDSQGQGDSLSSIENAVKYNPMYESDTTGYSHYYRRYPQLTSYSSTSAETSTDYSSEEIRHIYENSELTKEEIQDRIRIIELYAKDRQFAEFVRQHQMKLL